A part of Blastopirellula retiformator genomic DNA contains:
- a CDS encoding secondary thiamine-phosphate synthase enzyme YjbQ, giving the protein MPWTQRTITLPAMPRGFHLVTRHVTEALPQLRSLKVGLLHVFIQHTSASLSINENADPDVRVDLEMAFSKIVPESFPYVHTMEGPDDMPAHIKAAMLGSSVSIPVSGGRLALGTWQGIYLCEHRNHGGGRRLVLTLQGE; this is encoded by the coding sequence ATGCCTTGGACTCAACGGACAATTACGCTGCCGGCGATGCCGCGCGGTTTTCATCTCGTCACGCGCCACGTCACCGAAGCCCTGCCACAGCTCCGTTCGCTGAAGGTGGGACTGCTGCACGTCTTTATCCAGCACACGTCGGCCTCGCTGTCGATCAACGAAAACGCCGATCCCGATGTCCGGGTCGATCTGGAGATGGCCTTCTCCAAGATTGTCCCCGAGAGCTTTCCCTATGTTCACACGATGGAAGGGCCTGACGACATGCCGGCCCATATCAAAGCGGCGATGCTGGGCAGTAGCGTCTCGATCCCGGTTAGCGGCGGTCGGCTGGCGCTAGGAACCTGGCAGGGAATCTATCTTTGCGAGCACCGCAATCATGGGGGAGGCCGGCGGCTGGTGCTGACGTTGCAAGGGGAATAA
- a CDS encoding TolC family protein — MSRHTAKFWAIILIGASALTGCHPTQPFYFTERNDLSTYLDHATDIEYPDVCEPSLAEVENAAEPFTLSDPFTLEKDQIWELSLEDAVQMSLKNSKVLRTAGGNAVFRVIPGTTLTSQAIPTSLITRNDAMPTIYDPSIVETDPTLGVEGALSEFDAQLNMTANYQNNDRPQNFSSNTLFPSVFEQNLGTSAIELTKKSATGTTWFLRNNYQYEWNNRSPLTRPLPSDWQANIELEARHPLLRGSGVQVNRVNVMLARVREDVSLADFETNVRNLVSDVEESYWQLYFSYHNLEAAKTGRDSALVTWRRIFTLMQKGAEGGESEKEAQARQQYYEFRARTQAALRDLYKAENQLRYFMGIAANDGRLIRPSSEPSDAWVKFDWFQIHEEAIVLSAELRRQRWRLKQREIEMIAARNQLLPQLDVVGLYRFLGVGDKLISGNSNTPDFPAVGSTAWSELTGGNYQEWTLGAQYSMPIGFRQELAGVRNAQLRIAREKAVLEDMELEVSHLLTDAVRDLDSNYNLVQSNLNRLIAADKEVDSVQAAYDAGTVTLDLLLEAQRRRSEAQIAYFQSLVEYNIAIKDVQLRKGTLLEYNGIFLAEGPWPDKAYFDAKGHARRRAASHYMNYGYTRPAVISRGPVPEGMYGGEEGIQWEEAPLPGQPYFEEVPTPAAEPTPVIGPLDTQAMAPAAKRQQVAAEQSTIRPVSLKPIPQNETKVARVSHQAPAGKTQPVATKRVANNSQAKLDFNKLGLSETMKDMNVRSTPTATKTSTSANHEPVANPTPAATSRAATKWTSPKR; from the coding sequence ATGAGCCGGCACACCGCGAAGTTTTGGGCGATCATTTTGATCGGCGCTTCGGCCCTGACTGGTTGTCACCCGACGCAGCCTTTCTACTTCACCGAGAGAAACGATCTCTCTACCTACCTCGATCATGCGACCGATATCGAATATCCGGACGTGTGTGAGCCGAGTCTGGCTGAGGTGGAGAACGCCGCAGAGCCGTTCACCCTCTCGGATCCCTTCACGCTAGAGAAGGATCAGATCTGGGAACTCTCGCTCGAGGACGCAGTCCAGATGTCGCTGAAGAACAGCAAGGTCCTGCGTACGGCCGGCGGCAACGCGGTCTTCCGGGTCATCCCCGGCACCACGTTGACCAGCCAGGCGATCCCGACCAGTTTGATCACGCGCAACGATGCGATGCCGACGATCTATGATCCGTCGATCGTCGAGACCGATCCGACGCTGGGTGTGGAAGGCGCCCTGTCGGAGTTCGACGCGCAGCTCAACATGACGGCTAACTACCAAAACAACGATCGCCCGCAAAACTTCTCCTCCAACACCCTCTTCCCGTCGGTGTTTGAGCAGAACCTGGGAACCAGCGCCATCGAGTTGACGAAGAAGTCGGCGACCGGCACGACCTGGTTTTTGCGGAACAACTATCAATACGAATGGAACAATCGTAGCCCGCTGACCCGTCCGCTGCCGAGCGACTGGCAAGCCAATATCGAACTCGAAGCTCGTCATCCGTTGCTTCGCGGTAGCGGCGTGCAGGTCAATCGCGTCAACGTGATGCTGGCTCGCGTCCGAGAGGACGTCAGCCTGGCCGACTTCGAGACCAACGTTCGCAACCTGGTCAGCGATGTCGAAGAATCGTACTGGCAGCTCTACTTCTCCTACCACAACCTGGAAGCGGCCAAGACCGGCCGCGACAGCGCCCTGGTCACCTGGCGTCGCATCTTCACCCTGATGCAAAAGGGCGCCGAAGGGGGCGAATCGGAGAAAGAAGCTCAGGCTCGCCAACAGTACTACGAATTCCGGGCTCGCACCCAAGCCGCTCTTCGCGACTTGTACAAAGCCGAAAACCAACTTCGCTACTTCATGGGCATCGCCGCCAACGACGGCCGCCTGATTCGACCTTCGTCGGAACCGAGCGACGCCTGGGTGAAGTTCGACTGGTTCCAGATTCACGAAGAAGCGATCGTCCTGTCGGCCGAACTCCGCCGTCAACGCTGGCGCCTGAAACAGCGTGAGATCGAAATGATCGCCGCTCGTAACCAACTGCTGCCGCAACTCGACGTGGTCGGCCTCTACCGGTTCCTCGGTGTGGGCGACAAGTTGATCTCCGGCAACAGCAACACGCCTGACTTCCCGGCCGTCGGCTCGACCGCCTGGTCGGAACTGACCGGGGGCAACTACCAGGAATGGACCTTGGGCGCCCAATACAGCATGCCGATCGGTTTCCGCCAGGAACTGGCTGGGGTTCGCAACGCTCAGCTCCGCATCGCTCGCGAAAAGGCGGTCCTAGAAGACATGGAACTGGAAGTGTCGCACTTGCTGACCGACGCGGTCCGCGACCTTGACTCGAACTACAACCTGGTTCAATCGAACCTGAACCGCTTGATTGCCGCCGACAAAGAAGTCGACTCGGTGCAAGCCGCCTACGACGCCGGGACGGTCACCTTGGACCTGCTGCTCGAAGCTCAGCGTCGTCGCAGCGAAGCCCAGATCGCTTACTTCCAGTCGCTGGTCGAATACAATATCGCGATCAAAGACGTCCAACTTCGCAAGGGAACGCTGCTGGAGTACAACGGCATCTTCCTGGCGGAAGGCCCGTGGCCTGACAAGGCTTACTTCGACGCCAAGGGTCATGCTCGTCGCCGTGCGGCCAGCCACTACATGAACTACGGCTACACTCGCCCGGCCGTCATCAGCCGCGGCCCGGTTCCGGAAGGGATGTACGGCGGCGAAGAAGGGATCCAGTGGGAAGAAGCCCCGCTCCCCGGCCAACCGTACTTCGAGGAAGTGCCGACTCCGGCTGCCGAGCCGACCCCGGTCATCGGCCCGCTCGACACCCAAGCGATGGCGCCGGCCGCGAAGCGACAGCAAGTCGCCGCCGAGCAGTCGACGATTCGCCCGGTCAGCTTGAAGCCGATCCCGCAGAACGAAACGAAAGTCGCCCGCGTCTCGCATCAGGCTCCGGCCGGCAAGACGCAACCGGTCGCCACGAAGCGGGTCGCCAACAATTCGCAAGCGAAGCTCGATTTTAATAAACTGGGACTGTCGGAAACGATGAAGGACATGAACGTTCGATCGACGCCGACCGCCACCAAGACGAGCACCTCCGCCAATCATGAACCTGTCGCGAATCCAACGCCTGCTGCAACTTCTCGGGCTGCTACAAAGTGGACGTCCCCAAAACGTTGA
- a CDS encoding carbon storage regulator: MLVLSRKEGERLKLGDSIVITVVKVAGDKVRLGIEAPPNVLVLRDELELHEQDSESAAPAAQEAA; encoded by the coding sequence ATGTTGGTACTTTCGCGCAAGGAAGGCGAACGACTTAAGCTTGGCGACTCGATCGTTATCACCGTAGTAAAAGTGGCGGGAGACAAAGTCCGCCTAGGGATCGAAGCTCCGCCGAATGTGCTGGTGCTGCGGGACGAATTGGAACTGCACGAGCAAGACTCGGAATCGGCCGCTCCGGCGGCCCAGGAAGCGGCGTAG
- a CDS encoding DUF6807 domain-containing protein: MPRCLSALALLAATLCSYSVSAADITVTETPDGADVKIDGALFTRYLKKSGAKPILYPIIGPAEMAMTRNYPMTEAGPDEKSDHIHHRSFWFTHGEVNDSDFWAEAGDKLGTIEHQSFKKLAGGEEGEIVADSVWVDRHGKKILKDERTYKFGVLGDARYIDLDVTLTATDAPVKFGDTKEGSFGIRVAGTMKIESKKGGEIVNSQGDKDLKAWGKQAPWVDYHGPVGDKTGGVAILEHPSSFRAPTYWHVRTYGLFAANPFGVHDFEGDKSLDGSYTLSPGESITFSYRVLLHRGDEKDADVAGAFESYQATKK; the protein is encoded by the coding sequence ATGCCCCGTTGTCTCTCTGCGCTGGCCTTGCTAGCTGCGACACTTTGCTCGTATTCCGTCTCTGCGGCCGACATCACGGTTACCGAAACGCCGGATGGCGCCGACGTCAAAATCGACGGCGCACTGTTTACCCGCTATCTAAAGAAATCAGGCGCTAAGCCGATCTTGTACCCAATCATCGGCCCGGCCGAGATGGCGATGACCCGCAACTACCCGATGACCGAGGCGGGGCCGGACGAAAAGAGCGACCATATCCACCATCGTTCGTTCTGGTTTACCCATGGCGAGGTGAACGACTCCGATTTCTGGGCCGAGGCTGGCGACAAGCTCGGGACGATTGAGCACCAGTCGTTCAAGAAGCTGGCCGGGGGCGAAGAAGGAGAAATCGTCGCTGATAGCGTCTGGGTCGACCGCCACGGCAAGAAGATCTTGAAGGACGAGCGAACCTACAAGTTTGGCGTCTTGGGCGACGCTCGTTATATCGATCTTGACGTTACCCTGACGGCGACCGACGCTCCGGTCAAGTTTGGCGACACCAAGGAAGGCTCGTTCGGCATTCGCGTCGCCGGCACGATGAAGATCGAATCGAAAAAGGGAGGCGAGATCGTCAACAGCCAAGGCGATAAAGACCTGAAAGCGTGGGGCAAGCAAGCTCCCTGGGTCGACTATCATGGACCGGTTGGCGACAAGACCGGCGGCGTAGCGATTCTCGAACATCCGAGCAGTTTCCGGGCGCCGACTTATTGGCACGTGCGGACCTACGGTTTGTTCGCCGCCAACCCGTTTGGCGTCCACGACTTCGAAGGGGACAAGTCGCTCGACGGCTCGTATACCCTGTCGCCGGGCGAGTCGATCACCTTCTCGTATCGGGTCCTGTTGCACCGTGGCGATGAGAAAGACGCTGACGTTGCTGGCGCTTTTGAGAGCTATCAAGCGACGAAAAAGTAG
- a CDS encoding DNA polymerase III subunit, whose amino-acid sequence MSWDQIQGHDAVLEKFRTAVARERLASTFLFVGPPAVGKRKFALKLAEALLCERNGATSLDPCGQCESCVQVRAHSHPDLILVERPANRTRIPVELLIGEGQNRMREGLCHDITLRPYRGGRKVAIIDDADYLNVEGANCLLKTLEEPPPKSVMILLSTSLQRQLPTIRSRSQIIRFSPLPNDVIATLLVEQGAVTDLDEARVLAELGHGSLERAMQVADPELREFRAAFLPRLAVPDFPSVMLAKETAEFVDRAGKEAPPRRARLILVMQFAAEFYEQLMRALCGRPIAGDDVLQKQVERAVGRFTAGPDAAAACLARCVEAEQEVESNANLATLVDAWLDDLAAAGRLGYVPAAP is encoded by the coding sequence ATGAGTTGGGACCAAATCCAAGGTCACGATGCCGTCCTGGAGAAGTTTCGTACAGCGGTCGCGCGCGAGCGTCTCGCCAGTACGTTTCTCTTTGTCGGACCGCCGGCGGTCGGCAAGCGAAAATTCGCCCTGAAGCTGGCCGAAGCGCTCCTCTGCGAACGAAACGGCGCCACCAGTCTCGATCCTTGCGGTCAGTGCGAAAGCTGCGTGCAGGTCCGGGCTCACTCGCACCCCGATCTGATCCTGGTCGAGCGTCCTGCCAACCGCACCCGCATCCCGGTCGAACTGCTGATCGGCGAAGGCCAAAACCGGATGCGCGAAGGGCTGTGCCACGACATCACGCTTCGACCTTATCGCGGCGGCCGGAAGGTGGCGATTATCGACGACGCCGACTATCTGAATGTGGAAGGCGCCAACTGTTTGCTGAAGACGCTCGAAGAGCCGCCGCCGAAGTCGGTGATGATCTTGCTTTCGACCAGTTTGCAGCGTCAGTTGCCGACGATTCGCTCGCGTTCACAAATCATCCGCTTCTCTCCCCTGCCCAACGACGTGATCGCAACGTTGTTGGTTGAACAAGGCGCGGTGACCGACCTGGACGAAGCCCGGGTACTCGCGGAACTGGGACATGGCAGTCTTGAGCGGGCGATGCAGGTCGCCGATCCAGAACTGCGAGAGTTTCGCGCCGCCTTTCTGCCGCGGTTGGCCGTGCCTGACTTCCCCAGCGTGATGCTGGCGAAGGAAACGGCCGAGTTTGTCGACCGAGCGGGCAAAGAGGCGCCCCCAAGGCGTGCTCGGCTGATTCTAGTGATGCAGTTTGCCGCCGAGTTCTACGAGCAACTGATGCGGGCCCTCTGCGGTCGCCCGATCGCGGGGGACGACGTCCTGCAGAAGCAGGTTGAGCGGGCCGTCGGCCGATTTACCGCCGGACCTGACGCCGCAGCCGCCTGCTTGGCCCGCTGCGTCGAAGCGGAACAGGAAGTTGAATCGAACGCCAACCTGGCGACGTTGGTCGACGCTTGGCTCGACGACCTGGCCGCGGCTGGGCGGTTAGGTTATGTGCCAGCGGCGCCGTAG
- a CDS encoding helix-turn-helix transcriptional regulator, with protein sequence MNLSRIQRLLQLLGLLQSGRPQNVDSLAIECGVSRRTIFRDLDTLRGASVPLAFDSETQRYHIPDTYFLSPTNLNAEEALSVMVLCSELGDGAGLPYYSSARKAATKLENSLPARLKTRLRRVSGAVEIKLNHSPQPEEAEEVYQQLVDAVGHRRSVRIRYKSLFDDGEIGTKLSPYKLLFSRHSWYVIGRSSLHRSTRTFKVGRIQSLETLEDEFKIPSGFRVERYLRSAWHMIPEEGPDQEVVVRFHKLVASNVAEVQWHKTQQVSWNDDGSIDFRVTVSGLREMSWWILGYGEQATVLSPPEMQQIVVGHAKAIVNKYPIAGEA encoded by the coding sequence ATGAACCTGTCGCGAATCCAACGCCTGCTGCAACTTCTCGGGCTGCTACAAAGTGGACGTCCCCAAAACGTTGATTCGTTAGCGATCGAATGTGGCGTCAGCCGCCGGACGATCTTCCGAGATTTGGATACTTTGCGAGGGGCCAGCGTGCCCCTCGCATTCGATTCTGAGACGCAGCGGTATCACATTCCTGATACCTACTTCTTAAGCCCGACCAACCTGAACGCGGAAGAGGCGCTCTCTGTGATGGTCCTCTGCAGCGAACTGGGAGACGGCGCCGGCTTGCCGTATTACTCCAGCGCCCGCAAAGCGGCGACCAAGCTAGAGAACAGCTTGCCCGCCCGGTTGAAGACGCGGCTGCGCCGCGTCTCTGGCGCCGTCGAGATCAAGCTCAACCATTCTCCGCAGCCGGAAGAGGCGGAAGAAGTTTACCAGCAACTGGTCGACGCGGTCGGCCATCGCCGCTCGGTGCGGATCCGCTACAAGAGTTTATTTGACGACGGCGAGATCGGCACCAAGCTTTCGCCGTACAAGCTTCTCTTCAGTCGCCACAGCTGGTACGTGATCGGCCGCTCGTCGCTCCATCGCTCGACGCGGACCTTCAAAGTGGGCCGGATTCAGTCGCTGGAGACGCTGGAAGATGAGTTCAAAATCCCCAGCGGATTTCGAGTCGAGCGATATCTCCGCAGCGCCTGGCATATGATCCCGGAAGAGGGCCCCGACCAGGAGGTGGTCGTTCGCTTTCATAAACTGGTCGCCTCGAACGTCGCCGAAGTGCAGTGGCACAAAACGCAACAGGTGAGTTGGAACGACGACGGCTCGATCGACTTTCGCGTTACCGTCTCCGGCTTGCGAGAAATGTCGTGGTGGATCTTGGGATACGGAGAACAAGCGACCGTCCTCTCGCCCCCGGAGATGCAACAAATTGTCGTCGGACACGCGAAGGCGATCGTCAATAAATACCCCATCGCGGGCGAAGCTTAA
- a CDS encoding ADP-ribosylglycohydrolase family protein: MDQKTRADRILGCLMGGAIGDALGAAFENQPTVSRGVPFPLGCEDSLYVTDDTQLTLATCEGIALAGRIDAEAIAQRFVVWFRERRISGIGASTLKAITELAAGAHWALAGASGERSAGNGAAMRVAPLAFFLDPTDDIDRRTLHDLCRITHRNEEAYCGALAIVTAVRMAAEGAVLQQELLPRLVNLLPDSLTRDRLESALTEKLTLFQAAKKFGTSGHVAASVPLAILHAIEGHRDVASLMGFVTGVGGDTDTIGSMAGQILGASLGAAKMKFDESLFEQIDLAPEVKEAARNLAAIPA, translated from the coding sequence ATGGACCAGAAAACGCGTGCCGATCGAATCTTGGGTTGCCTGATGGGCGGGGCGATTGGCGACGCGCTGGGAGCGGCTTTTGAAAATCAGCCGACGGTTTCTCGAGGAGTGCCGTTTCCTCTTGGCTGTGAAGACTCGCTCTACGTCACGGACGATACGCAACTGACATTGGCGACCTGCGAGGGGATCGCGCTAGCGGGGCGCATCGATGCCGAGGCGATCGCTCAAAGATTCGTCGTTTGGTTCCGCGAACGACGAATCTCGGGAATCGGCGCCAGCACGCTGAAGGCGATCACGGAATTAGCGGCGGGCGCACATTGGGCATTGGCTGGCGCAAGCGGCGAACGCTCGGCCGGCAACGGCGCTGCCATGCGGGTCGCGCCGCTGGCGTTCTTTTTAGATCCGACCGACGACATCGATCGGCGAACGCTGCATGACCTTTGCCGGATCACGCACCGTAACGAGGAAGCGTACTGCGGCGCGTTGGCGATTGTCACCGCCGTCCGCATGGCGGCGGAAGGAGCAGTGCTCCAACAAGAATTGCTGCCGCGCCTCGTCAACTTGCTGCCAGACTCGCTGACGCGCGATCGGCTGGAGTCTGCCTTAACCGAAAAACTCACGCTTTTTCAAGCAGCCAAGAAATTCGGAACGTCAGGCCATGTCGCCGCCTCGGTGCCGCTTGCGATACTTCACGCGATCGAAGGACATCGCGACGTCGCTTCCCTGATGGGCTTTGTCACTGGGGTGGGCGGAGATACCGATACGATTGGCTCGATGGCAGGGCAGATTTTGGGCGCATCACTTGGCGCCGCCAAGATGAAGTTCGACGAATCGCTATTCGAGCAAATCGATTTAGCGCCGGAAGTCAAAGAAGCGGCTCGAAATCTCGCTGCGATTCCAGCTTAG
- a CDS encoding right-handed parallel beta-helix repeat-containing protein, whose translation MKLFRLAVVLGFLALANIAPAADWHVAPDGDDANAGTLEAPLATVMKGQELAAAGDTVYIRGGTYNNFAEPLRVRWYNVANHLHKSDISYVAYEGETPVFDFSAVPTNRRVTGFLVTGTNITLKGIHVTGTPVGEQKQSECFRIAGSRAVAHLYDCVASGNAAIGFYWTEKSRGSATRCDAYDNVSRHPNSIGNIDGFGAHGNGVQFYYCRAWNNSDDGFDAIFSPGANLFDHCWAFNHRAGGDSNGFKIGGFGADPKTKTPEPLPVHEVRYCIAAFNGAKGFYANHHPGQAAIWTRNSAYRNGGGNFNMLERRPDMSEDIPGDKEVLHGNLAYRGSVTKAYAVPPENETDNSWTRPGVTVNENDFVSLDWKELMRPRTTEGDLPQIDFMRLKPDSDLQGLGAFE comes from the coding sequence ATGAAGTTGTTTCGTCTTGCTGTCGTTCTTGGCTTCCTCGCCCTGGCAAATATCGCCCCAGCGGCCGATTGGCATGTCGCCCCGGATGGAGACGACGCCAATGCCGGCACGCTCGAAGCGCCGCTGGCGACGGTAATGAAGGGACAAGAGCTTGCCGCGGCAGGCGATACGGTCTACATCCGCGGCGGCACGTACAACAATTTCGCCGAACCACTGCGGGTTCGCTGGTACAACGTCGCCAATCATCTGCACAAGAGCGACATCAGCTACGTCGCCTACGAGGGCGAAACGCCGGTCTTCGATTTCTCCGCCGTCCCGACTAATCGCCGCGTTACCGGATTCTTGGTGACCGGAACCAATATCACGCTCAAAGGGATCCACGTTACCGGCACGCCGGTGGGCGAGCAAAAACAATCGGAATGTTTCCGCATCGCAGGCTCCCGCGCGGTCGCTCATTTATATGACTGCGTCGCGAGCGGAAACGCAGCAATCGGTTTTTATTGGACCGAAAAAAGCCGTGGATCGGCAACCCGGTGCGACGCCTACGATAACGTCAGCCGCCACCCGAACTCGATCGGCAACATCGATGGCTTCGGCGCCCATGGCAATGGCGTCCAGTTCTACTACTGCCGCGCTTGGAACAACAGTGACGATGGCTTTGATGCGATTTTTTCGCCCGGCGCCAACTTGTTCGATCACTGCTGGGCGTTCAATCATCGAGCTGGCGGAGACAGTAACGGCTTTAAAATCGGAGGCTTTGGAGCGGACCCGAAAACAAAAACACCCGAGCCGCTGCCGGTTCATGAAGTCCGCTATTGCATCGCTGCCTTCAATGGCGCCAAGGGCTTCTACGCCAATCACCATCCCGGCCAAGCCGCCATTTGGACGCGCAATTCCGCCTATCGCAACGGTGGGGGGAATTTCAATATGCTGGAGCGTCGCCCGGACATGAGCGAAGACATCCCCGGCGACAAGGAAGTGCTGCACGGCAATCTGGCCTACCGCGGTTCAGTCACAAAAGCGTATGCCGTTCCGCCCGAGAACGAGACCGATAACTCTTGGACTCGCCCAGGCGTGACGGTCAACGAGAATGACTTCGTCAGCCTCGACTGGAAAGAACTGATGCGCCCGCGCACGACGGAAGGCGACCTGCCGCAGATCGACTTCATGCGGCTGAAGCCCGATAGTGATCTGCAGGGATTGGGGGCGTTTGAGTAG
- a CDS encoding endonuclease V, with protein sequence MPDFSTLEREFLARLPDMRQHLEERIAQIPHGKVAKYGQIAVSMGDRLASRWIGEQLLHGPAAQLEGAHRVVRAGGKLGLYHTGEPADKARLLQSEGVAVDGDNVNLAKYEFCDFSGAAPLVDLRDWQQALAAKNRLSELPDEPALIAGLDVSYDGEEGVVAYVVFDYTTRELVWSQTNRLPVRFPYITSYLSYRELAFHLSVLAIAQRANRLADVLLVDGSGVLHPRRAGIASMLSALTGMPTIGVTKKHLCGSYAASDLSADHFCDLTISGDAGTSKLGAAILPTRKTKRPIFVSPGGLIDFDQAEAIVAHFMVGKRLPTPIGAADRLSRDAIG encoded by the coding sequence ATGCCTGACTTTTCGACGCTCGAAAGGGAGTTTCTAGCTCGACTTCCTGACATGCGACAGCATTTGGAGGAGCGAATCGCCCAAATCCCACACGGAAAAGTGGCGAAATACGGGCAAATCGCCGTTTCGATGGGGGATCGACTAGCCAGCCGCTGGATTGGCGAGCAATTGCTGCATGGCCCTGCGGCGCAGTTGGAAGGCGCCCATCGCGTCGTCCGAGCCGGCGGCAAGTTAGGTCTCTATCACACCGGCGAACCGGCCGACAAGGCGCGATTGCTCCAGTCGGAGGGAGTCGCTGTCGACGGCGACAACGTGAACCTGGCCAAATATGAATTCTGCGATTTTTCTGGGGCAGCGCCGTTGGTTGACCTCCGCGATTGGCAACAAGCGTTGGCCGCCAAGAATCGGTTGAGCGAGTTGCCTGACGAGCCAGCGCTGATCGCTGGACTCGACGTTTCGTACGACGGCGAAGAGGGCGTCGTCGCTTACGTCGTATTCGACTATACGACGCGCGAGTTGGTTTGGTCGCAGACGAATCGGCTGCCGGTTCGCTTTCCTTATATTACGTCTTACCTTTCGTATCGCGAATTGGCGTTCCACTTGTCGGTGCTGGCGATAGCGCAGCGGGCCAACCGACTAGCCGACGTGTTGCTAGTAGACGGCAGCGGCGTGTTGCACCCCCGCCGCGCTGGCATCGCCAGTATGTTGTCGGCGCTGACCGGGATGCCGACGATCGGCGTTACCAAGAAGCATCTGTGCGGATCGTATGCGGCCAGCGATCTCTCGGCCGACCACTTTTGCGACTTGACGATCTCCGGCGATGCGGGAACCTCGAAGTTGGGCGCAGCGATTTTGCCGACCCGCAAGACGAAGCGTCCGATCTTTGTCTCGCCAGGCGGATTGATTGACTTCGACCAGGCGGAAGCGATCGTCGCGCACTTCATGGTCGGCAAACGCTTGCCAACACCGATCGGCGCTGCCGATCGATTGAGTCGCGACGCGATCGGTTAG
- the tmk gene encoding dTMP kinase, protein MFFVFDGLDGVGKSTQQTLLTAWLEMQGVKIVACRDPGSTALGERLRTVLLSKSDLDIAPISEMLMYMTARSQLVAEKIRPAVESGATVICDRYLIANIAYQGYGAGVDVETIRSVGMAATGGLMPDATFLLDIPTKVALSRLDRTLDRVESRGGEYFDRVREAFLTEAKKFDNVHVIDASQSVEEIQSEIRSIALAVMEQQA, encoded by the coding sequence ATGTTTTTCGTATTCGACGGACTGGATGGAGTCGGCAAGTCGACGCAGCAAACGCTGCTCACGGCCTGGCTAGAGATGCAAGGCGTCAAGATCGTCGCGTGTCGCGATCCCGGCAGCACGGCGTTGGGCGAGCGTCTGCGAACGGTATTGCTCAGCAAGAGCGACCTCGATATCGCGCCGATCAGCGAAATGCTGATGTACATGACCGCTCGCTCGCAGCTAGTGGCCGAAAAAATTCGCCCCGCGGTCGAGTCAGGCGCCACCGTCATCTGCGATCGCTATCTGATCGCCAATATCGCCTATCAAGGTTATGGCGCTGGCGTCGACGTCGAAACAATTCGCAGCGTCGGCATGGCCGCTACCGGCGGCTTGATGCCCGACGCAACGTTCCTGCTCGACATCCCGACCAAGGTCGCCCTCTCGCGGCTGGATCGCACGCTCGATCGCGTCGAGAGCCGTGGCGGGGAATACTTCGATCGCGTCCGCGAAGCTTTTCTGACCGAAGCGAAGAAGTTCGACAACGTGCATGTGATCGACGCTAGCCAATCGGTCGAGGAGATCCAGTCCGAGATTCGCAGCATCGCCCTGGCGGTGATGGAGCAGCAAGCCTAG